The stretch of DNA CAGCGGGAACTGCACGTTTGTCATACCGATCTCCTCTCCCTGATATACATAAGGAGTTCCCTGCATACCATGGAGAACGGTAGCATAAGCCTTTGCACATTCCTCGCGGTAAGTAGTGTCATTTCCCCATCTGGAGATCACACGTGGCTGGTCATGATTTTCAAAATACAGAGCATTCCAGCCCTTGTTATAAAGCTTGTTCTGCCACTCACTCATAACACGTTTCAAATCACGGAGATCAAAAGGCTTCAATTCCCACTTGCGGTTTACAGAGCCCGGAATACGGTCGATGTTCATATGCTCAAATGTGAAGATCATATTCAGTTCCTCACGCTCCGGATCTGTAAACAGTCTTGCAACCTCCGGTGTGGAGCCCGGCGCCTCACCTACCGTCATACAGTCATATTTTGAAAGCACCTCCCGGTTCATCTCATGGATAAACTCATGAAGTCTTGGTCCGTTGCTGTGATATTTTCCTGTATAATACTTGCGGCCATCCGTTTTCGGGTAATCCGGGAAGGACTGATCCTTGGAGATAGATGCGATCACATCCATGCGCCATCCGTCAGCACCTTTGTCCATCCAGAATTTCATCAGATCATAGATTTCCTTACGGACGGTTTCATTTTCCCAATTGAGATCCGGCTGTTTTCTGCTGTAAAAATGAAGGTAATACTGGCCGCGCTCTTCATCATATTCCCAGGCACTTCCACAGAAGCTGGAACCCCAGTTGTTCGGCTCACTGCCGTCTGCTTTCGGATCCTTCCAGATATAATAATCACTGTATTTGCTGTCTTTTGACTTCCGGCTTTCCACAAACCATGCATGCTCATCGGAAGTATGGTTGACAACAAGA from Blautia sp. SC05B48 encodes:
- a CDS encoding glycoside hydrolase family 13 protein, which codes for MKDWWKNSVVYQIYPRSFKDSNGDGFGDLRGIIEKLPYLQNLGIDVIWLSPVFDSPQDDNGYDISDYRKIYAGFGSNEDMDELIQKAHEHGIKIVLDLVVNHTSDEHAWFVESRKSKDSKYSDYYIWKDPKADGSEPNNWGSSFCGSAWEYDEERGQYYLHFYSRKQPDLNWENETVRKEIYDLMKFWMDKGADGWRMDVIASISKDQSFPDYPKTDGRKYYTGKYHSNGPRLHEFIHEMNREVLSKYDCMTVGEAPGSTPEVARLFTDPEREELNMIFTFEHMNIDRIPGSVNRKWELKPFDLRDLKRVMSEWQNKLYNKGWNALYFENHDQPRVISRWGNDTTYREECAKAYATVLHGMQGTPYVYQGEEIGMTNVQFPLEEYEDIEVRNAYQDLVVKNKTISEDDFRKAVWNKSRDNARVPMQWDDSENAGFTTGKPWFRLSDRYQEINVKKALEKNDSVFYYYKDLICLRHEEELLTEGDYQLLLPEDEKIFAYLRTSDKEQWIVVANLSEDTVSTEGLVKYVSDKEDIKIANYKDRTGIKADLRPYEAFMMRIR